A genome region from Penicillium psychrofluorescens genome assembly, chromosome: 3 includes the following:
- a CDS encoding uncharacterized protein (ID:PFLUO_004297-T1.cds;~source:funannotate) encodes MPSYAITGAARGLGLELVRQLSSNPSNTVFGIVRNPDNAINLASLSNLNPHVHIIKGDVGSSEQLAAAAAAVSKVTGGGLDILIHNAAATDLATVMLPPSQLPKDTEGLHEAFRETLDTSVFGAILVTNAFLPLVRQGMEKKIVHISSGMADTEIIKKTGLSYGVAYSAAKAALNVVVAKYAAELAPESIKVLALSPSWVDTYEGPMPLPTELKDADERMLQEFRKIEPNLKGKTTKAESVRDQIDVIQNKLDMGFSGTFVSHHGNNYWF; translated from the exons ATGCCTTCCTACGCCATCACTGGTGCTGCAAGAGGCCTAGGCCTTGAGCTCGTCAGGCAGCTTTCCAGCAACCCTTCTAACACTGTCTTCGGCATCGTCCGCAACCCTGacaacgccattaatttgGCTTCACTCAGCAACCTTAACCCTCATGTGCACATTATTAAAGGTGATGTGGGAAGCTCCGAgcagctcgccgccgccgctgccgccgtcTCTAAGGTCACAGGTGGTGGACTGGACATCCTGATCCACAATGCTGCCGCCACCGATCTCGCAACGGTCATGCTGCCTCCGTCACAGCTACCGAAAGATACAGAAGGGCTACACGAGGCGTTTAGAGAAACGCTAGACACGTCCGTATTTGGTGCCATTTTGGTTACCAACGCGTTTCTGCCGCTAGTGCGTCAagggatggagaagaagattgtGCATATTTCTAGCGGCATGGCAGACACGGAAATAATCAAAAAAACGGGACTTTCATATGGTGTGGCATACTCAGCTGCAAAGGCCGCGCTGAATGTCGTGGTAGCTAAGTACGCTGCCGAACTAGCGCCGGAAAGCATCAAAGTCCTAGCGTTGAGTCCAAGCTGGGTAGATACTTATGAAGGACCGA TGCCCTTGCCAACTGAGCTAAAAGATGCTGATGAAAGGATGCTTCAAGAATTTCGAAAAATTGAACCAAATTTGAAGGGGAAGACAACGAAAGCGGAGAGCGTGCGGGATCAGATTGACGTCATTCAGAACAAGCTGGACATGGGTTTTAGCGGGACTTTTGTGAGCCACCATGGAAATAATTACTGGTTCTAG
- a CDS encoding uncharacterized protein (ID:PFLUO_004290-T1.cds;~source:funannotate), which yields MMREQYTSDVPVYLHHSLEQFFAYFTFTPSLVHRLYSLREPDMTKERAMQTISELGPEALDMKIKMEAWYEQFSQLAPPPTEIPSSTNDPIFPVVLTFSDVMSSTLYTGYYSYMVIIHEILRVCGRPGPHADLVAYFCDQICKSVEYSSTGLLGPYRTGFALRVAIEVADPQTRVWIMGRLREFSKVYAAAQPKYFEDIPQSQTLSEVG from the coding sequence ATGATGCGAGAACAATATACATCCGACGTACCCGTCTACCTGCACCACAGCCTTGAGCAGTTCTTCGCCTATTTTACATTCACACCGAGTCTCGTACACAGGCTCTACAGCCTCAGAGAACCAGACATGACCAAGGAAAGGGCAATGCAGACAATATCGGAACTTGGACCCGAAGCCCTCGACATGAAAATCAAGATGGAGGCATGGTACGAGCAATTTTCGCAACTCGCACCCCCGCCCACTGAAATTCCCTCTTCGACGAATGATCCGATATTCCCTGTTGTTCTCACCTTCTCAGATGTCATGTCCTCCACTCTATACACGGGCTATTACTCTTACATGGTGATTATACATGAGATTTTGAGAGTGTGCGGCCGGCCTGGGCCGCATGCTGATTTGGTTGCCTATTTCTGTGATCAGATTTGCAAGTCGGTCGAGTACAGCAGCACTGGCTTACTTGGGCCATATCGCACGGGCTTTGCTCTGCGCGTGGCTATTGAAGTTGCGGATCCTCAGACCAGGGTTTGGATTATGGGTCGACTGCGGGAATTCTCGAAGGTGTATGCTGCTGCACAACCAAAATACTTTGAGGACATTCCACAGTCACAAACCCTTTCAGAGGTGGGATGA
- a CDS encoding uncharacterized protein (ID:PFLUO_004295-T1.cds;~source:funannotate) — translation MHLPATLLTGTALLAQLAYSNHSDPSSVVFYEWDAPEAKYCNAALNNIEGCTVKGPPDSFIGVAQGSRCVNGSLLTGTAGSVAFSGHGACNGSQFSWYWINNWPHFTYQKATGEKYSLANISTLELNATNTVDPVAFTPSPTPTHPQQLTFGNANADGTCVVNLMDFKGFWPSMIGPMGVVKNGKCNSGGGITTGSFLMGDIHATLYWSWSGGWPNLAFYDHRAHENYTIGGIENLKIGATNYIYAAHSASVSASTTTASSTPYPSPTMDTGGGRVRPPIRGGPEIPPFQGGEGPKV, via the exons ATGCATCTGCCGGCCACACTCCTGACAGGCACTGCACTACTCGCGCAGCTGGCATACAGCAACCACAGCGACCCTTCAAGCGTCGTGTTTTATGAATGGGATGCGCCTGAAGCAAAGTATTGCAATGCTGCGCTCAACAACATCGAAGGCTGCACGGTCAAGGGACCTCCTGACTCGTTCATCGGAGTGGCGCAAGGCAGTCGATGCGTGAATGGTA GCTTGCTCACCGGAACGGCAGGATCGGTAGCTTTCAGCGGCCACGGCGCATGCAACGGGTCGCAATTCAGCTGGTACTGGATAAACAACTGGCCCCACTTCACCTATCAAAAGGCAACGGGCGAGAAGTACTCTCTCGCGAATATTTCCACGCTCGAACTCAACGCGACCAACACTGTGGACCCCGTGGCATTCACTCCTAGTCCGACCCCTACTCATCCCCAGCAACTCACCTTTGGCAACGCAAATGCCGACGGTACCTGTGTGGTAAATTTGATGGATTTCAAGGGTTTTTGGCCTTCTATGATTGGTCCTATGGGAGTGGTGAAGAATGGCAAGTGCAATTCGGGTG GTGGAATAACGACGGGAAGTTTTCTGATGGGTGACATCCACGCTACACTTTACTGGAGTTGGAGTGGTGGCTGGCCTAACCTCGCTTTCTACGACCACAGAGCTCACGAGAACTATACTATCGGGGGCATTGAGAACCTCAAGATCGGCGCGACCAACTATATTTATGCTGCCCACTCTGCTAGTGTGTCTGCTTCCACTACGACGGCTTCGTCTACTCCCTATCCCTCCCCTACTATGGAcactggtggtggccgtgtaCGACCTCCTATCCGTGGGGGCCCGGAGATCCCTCCTTTCCAAGGGGGCGAGGGGCCTAAGGTTTGA
- a CDS encoding uncharacterized protein (ID:PFLUO_004298-T1.cds;~source:funannotate), producing the protein MSSREKFTVFRVTGLARDQPDEVLKASLKDTLSDHFSREERSIIQTKATIIPSCYDSDRERVALVQFYGQIPQFLSELVANPLGDWQVEMGDTDINIDCHFWGFTQLYATPENQEVKADIIAITGLDGHAYGSWQGKGNLSRMWLRDFLRKDLPRCRTMIYGYNSKLSSYGINTILDFGRELVEEIKKIRNKKELQHRPIIFIAHSFGGIILAHCLIRAVQSIEDDDPTISSIYRSTYGMILFSIPHKGLVINDIRRMIGAEDHPRQHLLQQISSESDLLTQQLADFKNLIKDRKVVSFYETMQTKELQFDDTTQRWKRTGDFITAVETDSALLQLPDQIEQKVPLTEDHSTIVKFDSRSAAGYQTALESLKQFEESAPRVIANRHNRAQTLDQPKPSSTVPFMKDTTFIGREDVLREIKKINRPAIVRQHERIALVGPAGIGKSQIAIEYSHRVRESMPDTWVFWVHASSIDQFQQSYERIASVACIPENNNPKANVLQLVYQWLCDETNGVWLIVLDNADDDTLFFDLDSNLVEFLPQVQHGSILLTSRNRLAATNLVGDSNHVIIIEPMTDDEGLALLRTKTLTSRSPVEDEKALVHALEYIPLAIIQAGSYISSRSTRFTVSKYLQMFNECESHQMQLLDHEDAKSLRRYNTTGHAIITTWQLSFEQIRGDKPAAADLLALMSMFDRQEIPEDLVQEDKGNMQFEDTLAPLLSFALVRVESEQHSFNMHRLVQLAVRKWLENNHEVDRWREKSREIVAKRFPIPEYGNWSMCRRLLSHSKEVIKFSPVNDPDALNTAWIAYCYGLYLESREKYKEAEEMYRQALAAKVRVFGDGNPDIPIVLHLGINLAAQEKSEEAEELFRMALARQEKMHRHKHEDTLAIISNLGTILEARRNFDEAEVMYRRALEGRKQTLRNEHPDIFASMVDVGSVLERQMKYKEAETIYLQALEGLEKTLGHEHSETIECIRQIGFMLQVQQKYEEAEAMYRRALKRLEKVFDHEHPDTLKSIRDLGSVLEQQGKYKEAEEMHRRALDGREKILDHEHPETLESMKDLGSVLKEQGKYKEAEEMYRRALKRQEKVFNHEHPNTLERVKDLGSVLQQQGKYKEAEGMYRRALEGRDRLSGREDAKKLISIIDLGSVLEQQGKYEEAEEIRGPVALTH; encoded by the exons ATGTCCAGCCGAGAAAAGTTTACTGTCTTCCGGGTTACTGGCCTAGCCAGGGACCAGCCGGACGAGGTCCTTAAGGCGTCATTAAAAGATACTCTCAGTGATCATTTCTCCCGTGAAGAGAGATCTATAATTCAGACCAAGGCCACTATTATACCCTCGTGCTATGATTCCGACCGAGAGAGAGTGGCTCTTGTACAGTTCTACGGCCAAATTCCGCAATTTCTATCTGAACTGGTAGCGAATCCTCTCGGAGACTGGCAAGTAGAGATGGGTGACACGGACATAAATATCGACTGTCATTTCTGGGGGTTTACCCAGCTCTATGCCACTCCAGAAAACCAAGAAGTGAAGGCAGA CATCATCGCGATCACGGGGCTAGATGGACATGCGTATGGTTCATGGCAGGGAAAGGGAAACCTCAGCCGAATGTGGCTACGCGATTTTCTCCGCAAAGATCTTCCACGGTGTCGCACAATGATCTACGGCTACAACTCGAAGCTGTCAAGCTATGGGATTAATACTATTCTGGATTTTGGACGGGAGTTGGttgaggagatcaagaagattCGCAACAAAAAAGAG CTTCAACATCGGCCCATCATTTTTATTGCCCATAGCTTTGGCGGGATAATTCTAGCTCAT TGCCTTATAAGGGCCGTCCAGAGtattgaggatgatgaccCCACAATTTCCTCAATCTATCGATCCACGTACGGCATGATCCTCTTCTCTATACCCCATAAGGGTTTAGTTATAAATGACATCCGAAGAATGATTGGTGCGGAGGATCATCCACGACAGCATTTACTCCAGCAGATATCAAGCGAATCAGATCTACTTACTCAACAACTAGCCGACTTTAAGAACCTGATCAAGGATCGGAAGGTAGTCAGCTTCTACGAGACTATGCAGACAAAAGAACTTCAATTT GATGACACGACCCAACGATGGAAGAGGACTGGAGATTTTATCACAGCAGTAGAAACTGATTCGGCTCTGCTTCAACTACCCGATCAAATCGAACAAAAAGTGCCTCTTACTGAGGACCACTCAACAATTGTGAAATTTGACTCCCGCAGCGCTGCAGGATATCAGACAGCTTTAGAAAGTTTGAAACAGTTTGAAGAAAGTGCCCCGAGAGTGATTGCAAATCGCCACA ATCGCGCGCAAACGCTCGATCAGCCCAAGCCGTCCTCAACGGTCCCATTCATGAAAGATACCACATTTATTGGCCGTGAAGACGTCCTGagagagatcaagaagatAAATCGACCAGCCATTGTGCGTCAACACGAGCGCATTGCTCTAGTAGGGCCGGCAGGCATCGG GAAGTCCCAGATAGCCATTGAATATTCTCATCGAGTACGAGAGTCAATGCCAGATACCTGGGTCTTTTGGGTTCATGCGAGCAGCATAGATCAATTCCAGCAGAGCTACGAGCGGATTGCTTCAGTTGCATGTATTCCTGAAAACAACAATCCCAAAGCGAATGTCCTCCAACTAGTCTATCAATGGCTCTGTGATGAAACCAACGGAGTCTGGCTGATAGTGTTGGATAATGCAGATGACGACACATTATTCTTTGATTTGGATTCGAATCTAGTGGAATTCCTTCCGCAAGTGCAGCATGGTTCTATTCTCCTCACGTCGCGCAATCGTTTGGCCGCAACAAATCTCGTGGGCGATTCGAACCATGTGATCATTATTGAGCCTATGACCGATGACGAAGGCTTAGCTTTGCTGCGCACAAAGACGCTCACAAGCCGCTCGCCTGTAGAGGACGAGAAAGCACTAGTCCATGCCTTGGAATATATTCCTCTAGCTATCATACAGGCAGGTTCATACATTTCAAGCCGATCAACACGATTCACAGTCTCCAAGTACCTTCAAATGTTCAATGAATGCGAGTCGCATCAGATGCAACTTCTCGATCATGAAGATGCTAAAAGTCTCCGACGATACAACACCACAGGACATGCTATTATTACCACTTGGCAGCTATCATTTGAGCAAATTCGTGGTGACAAGCCTGCAGCTGCAGATTTGCTCGCTTTGATGAGCATGTTTGATCGACAAGAGATCCCAGAAGATTTGGTTCAGGAAGATAAAGGTAATATGCAGTTTGAAGATACGTTAGCACCGCTTCTCAGTTTTGCTCTTGTCCGGGTAGAATCAGAGCAACACTCATTTAACATGCACCGATTGGTGCAGTTGGCAGTCCGAAAGTGGCTGGAGAATAACCACGAGGTCGATagatggagagagaagtCTAGAGAGATTGTGGCAAAAAGATTTCCAATTCCAGAATATGGGAATTGGTCCATGTGTCGAAGGCTACTTTCGCACTCCAAAGAGGTCATCAAATTCAGTCCGGTCAATGACCCTGATGCGCTCAATACAGCATGGATTGCATACTGCTATGGTTTGTATCTCGAGAGCCGAGAGAAATATaaagaggcagaagaaatGTATCGACAGGCTCTCGCGGCAAAAGTGAGGGTTTTCGGCGACGGGAATCCAGACATACCAATTGTCCTTCATCTTGGAATAAATCTAGCGGCTCAAGAGAAGTcggaagaggcggaagagCTGTTTCGAATGGCTCTCGCTCGACAAGAGAAAATGCATAGGCATAAGCATGAAGACACGCTCGCCATTATCAGCAACCTCGGAACTATACTTGAGGCCAGGAGAAATTTTGATGAAGCTGAAGTGATGTATCGACGTGCTCTAGAGGGGCGAAAGCAGACGCTCAGAAATGAGCATCCAGACATATTCGCTAGCATGGTGGACGTTGGCTCAGTGCTGGAAAGACAAATGAAATACAAAGAGGCAGAAACAATCTATCTGCAGGCTTTAGAGGGACTGGAAAAAACACTTGGGCATGAGCATTCAGAAACAATCGAGTGTATCCGTCAGATTGGCTTCATGTTGCAGGTCCAACAGAAATATGAAGAGGCGGAAGCAATGTATCGTCGAGCCCTAAAACGGCTAGAGAAGGTGTTTGATCACGAGCACCCAGACACGCTCAAAAGCATCAGGGATCTTGGCTCagtgctggagcagcaggggaaatataaagaggcGGAAGAAATGCATCGTCGGGCCCTAGATGGGCGAGAGAAGATCCTTGATCATGAGCATCCAGAAACCCTCGAAAGCATGAAGGATCTTGGCTCAGTGCTGAAAGAACAggggaaatataaagaggcGGAAGAAATGTATCGTCGGGCCCTAAAACGGCAAGAGAAGGTCTTTAATCACGAGCACCCAAACACACTCGAAAGGGTCAAAGATCTTGGCTCAGTTCTGCAACAACAggggaaatataaagaggcGGAAGGAATGTATCGTCGAGCCCTAGAGGGGCGAGACAGACTCTCTGGCCGGGAGGACGCAAAAAAGCTCATAAGCATCATTGATCTTGGCTCAGTGCTGGAACAACAGGGTAAGTATGAAGAGGCCGAAGAAAT TCGAGGGCCCGTTGCCTTGACGCACTAG
- a CDS encoding uncharacterized protein (ID:PFLUO_004293-T1.cds;~source:funannotate), which yields MSDSSGAHKYRLKVTAGAEYDPATHQVVPVNGETLRIDNEHATVSLCVRINDYTGYPDDAPPTSEYFQHPLHTKDQYSISFSIIFKEPVNGNNLVFGNDFDHPIRDRLPPGFNAALRMVKWMLDPALEGDAYADKPYLFSPALATWNQFRVGKKIQKSDEVPKMHDTVVEEGADSDGSEIREKLKIPDSTDGRRHHFQNESNRKEFDFEPGRMYLTDFGNPYLVFNDFSIRLPGFTLHAMNYVDEKNHDLRYVLKDTSTDRVYLAVLFTLVLQGTDQEPEHKGDVDKGLHEMKTKQQKDNGSLGKFNWDSDSMQDVD from the exons ATGTCTGACAGCAGTGGAGCACATAAGTACCGGTTGAAGGTAACGGCAGGAGCAGAGTACGACCCAGCCACGCACCAAGTAGTACCGGTCAACGGCGAGACCCTCCGCATCGACAACGAGCACGCAACCGTGAGCCTCTGCGTGCGGATCAATGACTATACCG gaTACCCAGATGACGCCCCCCCAACAAGCGAATACTTCCAACACCCATTGCACACAAAGGACCAATACTCGATCTCTTTCTCGATAATCTTCAAAGAACCCGTGAATGGCAACAATCTCGTGTTTGGCAATGACTTCGACCATCCAATCCGCGATAGACTCCCGCCAGGCTTCAACGCCGCACTGCGCATGGTGAAGTGGATGCTCGACCCTGCCCTCGAGGGTGATGCATACGCCGATAAACCGTACCTGTTCAGTCCCGCGCTGGCTACATGGAACCAGTTCCGCGTTGGGAAAAAGATCCAGAAGTCGGATGAAGTGCCGAAGATGCATGATACTGTTGTTGAAGAGGGCGCCGATAGTGACGGGTCCGAAATCCGGGAGAAGTTGAAGATCCCGGATTCGACTGACGGGCGCAGGCATCATTTTCAGAATGAAAGCAATAGGAAGGAGTTTGATTTCGAGCCTGGAAGGATGTATCTTACCGATTTCGGGAATCCGTATCTGGTGTTTAATG ATTTCTCAATTCGTCTACCTGGGTTCACGTTGCACGCCATGAACTATGTTGATGAGAAGAACCACGATCTACGGTACGTCTTGAAGGACACTAGCACGGACCGGGTGTATCTTGCCGTGCTCTTTACTCTCGTTCTTCAAGGCACGGATCAGGAGCCAGAGCATAAAGGTGATGTTGACAAGGGGTTGCATGAAATGAAGACGAAACAGCAAAAGGATAACGGCAGTTTGGGAAAATTCAATTGGGATTCAGATTCAATGCAAGATGTGGATTGA
- a CDS encoding uncharacterized protein (ID:PFLUO_004291-T1.cds;~source:funannotate), which produces MLIAETSLQSVGLSPLLFEVSLILLRCGQSGEIGPGNSKHPQKTRFALHGFRFPTIIGIVLTIVGKNIGIHAMAVAGSILLVIAFAFVCGLVSWLAMKSRSTLSVTGHRGVLLVPLALPFLFIRVVYFILQAYGGPKYDPATGETGILVGMGLLMEIIALVVLLVTRVVIEPIFSDEAKKTVWYEDPESVGN; this is translated from the exons ATGCTCATCGCCGAAACCTCCCTGCAAAGTGTTGGTCTGTCACCTCTCTTATTTGAAGTCAGTCTTATTCTGCTCAGGTG TGGCCAATCTGGAGAAATCGGACCCGGCAACTCGAAACATCCCCAGAAAACGCGCTTCGCTCTGCACGGCTTCCGCTTCCCGACTATCATCGGCATCGTCCTCACAATCGTGGGCAAGAATATCGGGATCCACGCCATGGCAGTAGCCGGGTCAATCCTGCTGGTTATAGCATTTGCCTTCGTCTGTGGTCTGGTCTCCTGGTTGGCAATGAAATCCCGCTCGACTCTCTCTGTGACTGGCCATCGAGGAGTTCTTTTAGTTCCGTTGGCTCTTCCGTTCCTGTTTATTCGGGTCGTATACTTCATTCTCCAGGCGTACGGCGGTCCAAAATATGATCCTGCGACGGGCGAGACGGGGATCCTGGTTGGTATGGGGCTTTTGATGGAGATTATCGCTCTGGTTGTGCTTCTGGTAACCCGGGTTGTGATTGAACCGATTTTTTCTGATgaggcgaagaagactgTCTGGTATGAGGACCCAGAGTCGGTCGGGAACTGA
- a CDS encoding uncharacterized protein (ID:PFLUO_004296-T1.cds;~source:funannotate), whose translation MADYPSNTRWLTPEEQLLAAQRLAYDGLGNAQSAYGRITEKEAFKMVVTDWRTWILALLYALVTGAQTIQYFIPTLVESFGWKDWDGQYIFTTFAFGCIYGTSPLVLMWVANTICYPAEKRAVALGLVNALGNTASIYGVFLWPDKDAPRYIPGFSATTIWMGGICIISLIAGYLFKKHPIEAPEPEEVLAAEIRRQRERGQISAKA comes from the exons ATGGCTGACTACCCCTCAAACACTCGGTGGCTTACTCCTGAGGAGCAGCTTCTCGCTGCACAGCGTCTTGCCTATGATGGTCTGGGTAATGCCCAAAGTGCCTACGGAAGAATTACCGAAAAAGAAGCCTTTAAGATGGTAGTGACAGATTGGAGAACCTGGATCCTCGCTCTTCTTTATGCCCTTGTGACTGGAGCGCAAACCATCCAGTATTTCATCCCAACATTGGTGGAATCTTTTGGCTGGAAGGACTGGGATGGGCAAT ATATTTTTACCACCTTTGCCTTTGGATGCATCTATGGGACGTCCCCATTGGTGCTCATGTGGGTAGCCAATACAATCTGCTACCCTGCTGAAAAGAGAGCTGTTGCCCTTGGGCTTGTAAACGCTCTCGGGAATACGGCTTCTATTTACGGTGTGTTCTTGTGGCCAGACAAGGATGCCCCTCGCTATATTCCTGGGTTCAG TGCGACTACCATCTGGATGGGTGGTATCTGTATCATTTCCTTAATTGCCGGTTATCTCTTCAAGAAGCATCCCATTGAAGCGCCGGAGCCAGAGGAAGTGCTAGCAGCGGAAATTCGCAGACAGCGGGAACGTGGGCAGATTTCTGCCAAGGCATGA
- a CDS encoding uncharacterized protein (ID:PFLUO_004292-T1.cds;~source:funannotate) yields the protein MAAAARTLRIGLIPGDGIGREVIPAGRRVLESLPSSLNLNFSFVDLDAGFETFKKTGTALPDKTVDTLKKECDGALFGAVSSPSTSVAGYSSPIVALRKKLDLFANVRPVKTTVGSSNGKPIDLVIVRENTEDLYVKEERTVEGPNGKVAEAIKRISERASSRISTIAGEIALRRQNIRAAAPGVSTRSQPMVTITHKSNVLSQTDGLFRETARKALAAEKFSSVLVEEQIVDSMVYKLFRQPEYYDVIVAPNLYGDILSDGAAALVGSLGLVPSANVGDGFAIGEPCHGSAPDIEGKGVANPIATLRSVALMLEFLGEENAAAKIYTAVDANLDEGKFLSPDMGGKATTQQVLDDVLKRL from the exons atggctgctgctgcccggACACTTCGAATTG GTCTCATCCCCGGAGACGGCATTGGACGGGAGGTCATCCCG GCCGGCCGACGGGTTCTCGAGTCCCTGCCCTCTTCTTTGAACCTCAATTTCAGCTTCgtcgatctggatgctgggttcgagaccttcaagaagACGGGAACCGCCCTTCCGGACAAGACAGTCGACACGTTGAAGAAGGAGTGTGATGGCGCCTTGTTCGGTGCTGTCAG CTCCCCAAGCACCAGCGTCGCCGGCTACTCGTCCCCGATCGTCGCcctgcgcaagaagctcgaCCTGTTCGCGAACGTGCGTCCCGTCAAGACCACCgtcggcagcagcaacggcAAACCGATTGACCTGGTGATCGTGCGCGAGAATACCGAGGATCTGTACGTGAAGGAGGAGCGCACGGTGGAGGGCCCCAACGGcaaggtggccgaggcgatcAAGCGCATTTCCGAGCGCGCCTCGTCGCGCATCTCCACCATTGCCGGTGAGATTGCATTGCGCCGTCAGAACATTCGCGCCGCTGCTCCCGGCGTTTCTACCCGTTCCCAGCCCATGGTCACCATCACGCACAAATCGAATGTGCTCTCGCAGACGGACGGCTTGTTCCGCGAGACGGCACGCAAGGCTCTTGCCGCCGAGAAGTTCTCGTCTGtgctggtcgaggagcagatTGTTGACTCTATGGTCTACAAGCTCTTCCGCCAGCCGGAGTACTACGATGTCATCGTTGCCCCTAACCTGTACGGCGATATTCTGTCGGACGGTGCTGCCGCCCTGGTTGGTAGCTTGGGTCTTGTTCCCAGCGCCAACGTTGGTGATGGCTTTGCCATTGGTGAGCCCTGCCACGGCAGTGCCCCTGATATCGAGGGCAAGGGTGTTGCCAACCCCATCGCGACGCTGCGCTCCGTTGCCCTGATGCTGGAGTTCCTGGGTGAGGAGAACGCCGCTGCTAAGATCTACACTGCTGTTGATGCCAATCTGGATGAGGGCAAGTTCCTCTCCCCGGATATGGGCGGCAAGGCTACCACCCAGCAGGTCTTGGATGATGTGCTGAAGAGACTGTAA
- a CDS encoding uncharacterized protein (ID:PFLUO_004294-T1.cds;~source:funannotate): MKTQFTATIGLLTSLSPLIWATDRVLKHGTPESVGLLPRPLQEMPANLSRFTLPANYSSYSYDEIHPIQPGGTVIVGHKSTVVSAFAFGNTSLYANANGTLLPRSEWTSTRMDTIYDMASLTKVITAVAALRAIEEGKLALHKTVASYLPEFATNGKENVTILMLATHTSGFPPDPEPGLWMPRYKTMQQRIHAIITNKLVNPPGSTYTYSDLNFMNLRFVLERVTGLPIEEQIRSFTEPLSMTSTFFNKGNIGADDNPYYSRMAPTEYQIEVMGPLEPQRPQPVRGTVHDENAWSLNGVSGHAGLFSTAGDVAILCQMILNNGTYGGHQILKPETVDLMFTNFNGKFPGDAHSVGFELDQYYFSGPMANMLAGGHTGFTGTTIFVDRASDTFMVTMSHRVHPNRNWSSNNLVREAVGYWVARSLGRDVAFPVY; encoded by the coding sequence ATGAAGACTCAATTCACAGCAACAATAGGGCTCCTGACCAGTCTGTCCCCGCTTATCTGGGCCACTGATCGTGTGCTTAAACATGGTACCCCCGAGTCCGTCGGGCTTCTCCCACGCCCTTTGCAGGAGATGCCCGCGAACCTGAGTCGCTTCACGCTGCCGGCCAACTATAGTTCCTACTCATATGATGAAATCCACCCCATTCAACCAGGTGGAACGGTGATCGTCGGCCACAAATCGACTGTGGTCAGTGCTTTTGCCTTTGGCAATACCAGTTTATACGCCAATGCCAATGGCACGCTCCTGCCCAGGAGTGAATGGACCTCCACACGAATGGACACCATCTATGACATGGCCAGTTTGACCAAAGTCATTACGGCAGTAGCTGCGCTGCGTGCTATTGAAGAGGGAAAACTTGCTCTACACAAGACAGTCGCCTCTTACCTGCCCGAGTTTGCCACAaacggaaaagaaaatgtcACAATCCTGATGCTTGCTACCCATACAAGTGGATTCCCACCGGATCCTGAGCCAGGCCTGTGGATGCCAAGGTACAAGACTATGCAGCAGCGCATTCATGCGATCATAACGAACAAACTTGTCAATCCACCGGGATCCACGTACACCTACTCGGATTTGAACTTTATGAATCTGCGCTTCGTGCTGGAGAGGGTAACTGGCCTGCCTATCGAGGAACAGATACGTTCGTTCACAGAGCCTCTGAGTATGACAAGCACCTTTTTCAACAAGGGCAATATTGGTGCCGATGATAATCCCTACTACTCGCGCATGGCACCGACAGAGTACCAAATCGAAGTAATGGGGCCCTTAGAGCCGCAGCGTCCACAACCCGTGCGTGGGACCGTCCACGACGAAAACGCCTGGTCATTAAACGGCGTCAGTGGACACGCCGGACTGTTCTCTACAGCTGGCGACGTGGCCATTCTCTGCCAAATGATTTTGAATAATGGCACCTACGGCGGACACCAAATCCTAAAACCCGAGACCGTGGACCTCATGTTCACGAACTTCAACGGCAAATTCCCTGGCGATGCGCACAGTGTCGGTTTCGAGCTAGATCAGTACTATTTCTCGGGACCGATGGCGAACATGTTGGCTGGCGGCCATACGGGATTTACGGGGACGACGATTTTTGTGGATCGGGCGTCTGACACCTTCATGGTGACCATGTCGCATCGTGTTCATCCGAATCGAAACTGGTCGAGTAATAACCTCGTTCGTGAGGCAGTAGGCTATTGGGTTGCTCGCTCGCTTGGCCGTGATGTTGCGTTTCCAGTATACTAG